In one window of Vanrija pseudolonga chromosome 5, complete sequence DNA:
- the LAC2_1 gene encoding Laccase-2, translated as MRLFLTTLLLLAAGTASLPSVYPAVPIPPGPVHIDPLPPSPHPPLGLFWPVDQPPLPSLTASAPSFAVTLGACAGYDKRDGDAYGGGGESGGDPNHSGGGDQGGDKNHGDHGHCNDNNSNAHGNGHGPTVRSYNFTITYAAGDPDGFLRRLTTINGLFPGPTIEAFEGEMIEIHVTNAIDTPQSIHWHGLEQRGTNYMDGVPGFTQCPIRPGATFTYRFTADSAGTYFYHSHYGNTMSDGLYGGLVIHSRDAPLRLGRDYDADYILWASDWYDTQSETIISGISDVHAGYRGVPVVAMPDAIIVNGVGQVDCTTTQQGVPCVQKTPYELALPAGSRVRLRIINPGGHAMVRVSIDSHVLQVIEADSTPIKPFATHEVPVNNGQRYSVIATLDQGQDTAAIIRVNAATYCQNPSVAFAGFGVLRYTDAAGKASTAVPVHRPWPDLAEPHTTPCTDFDDALLVPSLPEDAPAETVTAAQLDSHSGVFLDPQTGAPYLSLAFNNTPYLNYINSPFFSELAAGRALNASNIPSVTFNNDGTADLIINLLDPQPLAHPFHLHGRPFYLIARGNGSLTTADIPALTNINLHNPIRRDTLTITPGTWALLRIKLDDPGVWALHCHIGWHLAVGKMAAVTIRQHEFSKQVPPAEWNALCAGTDINEIGPRASPFNERVPPQARRSLATIDTRDAVAEWRLRSERIKRWFEHVAPPQDRLAERQAQWKRWVENAVAEARAGAAVA; from the exons ATGCGCCTCTTCCTCACCACCCTCCTGCTCCTGGCGG CCGGCACGGCGTCCCTCCCCTCGGTGTATCCCGCCGTTCCGATCCCCCCCGGCCCGGTCCACATCGACCCTCTCCCGCCTTCGCCGCACCCCCCGCTCGGCCTCTTCTGGCCCGTCGaccagccgccgctgccgagcctcacggcgtcggcgccgagctttGCCGTCACGCTTGGTGCTTGTGCGGGCTATGACAAGCGCGACGGTGACGCCTatggtggcgggggcgagaGTGGCGGTGACCCGAACCACAGTGGCGGTGGTGACCAGGGCGGTGACAAGAACCACGGCGACCACGGCCACTGCAACGACAACAACTCCAACGCCCACGGCAACGGCCACGGCCCCACGGTCCGCAGCTACAACTTTACGATCAcgtacgccgccggcgacccGGACGGCTTCCTGCGCCGCCTGACGACGATCAACGGCCTGTTCCCCGGCCCGACTATCGAGGCgttcgagggcgagatgaTCGAAATCCACGTCACGAACGCGatcgacacgccgcagaGCATCCACTGGCACgggctcgagcagcgcggcacAAACTACATGGACGGCGTGCCGGGCTTCACGCAGTGCCCCATCCGCCCCGGCGCGACGTTTACCTACCGCTTCACTGCCGACTCGGCCGGCACCTACTTCTACCACTCGCACTATGGCAACACGATGTCTGACGGCCTGTATGGCGGGCTCGTCATCCactcgcgcgacgcgccgctgcgcctcgGGCGCGACTACGACGCCGACTACATCCTCTGGGCGAGCGACTGGTACGACACGCAGAGCGAGACGATCATCAGCGGCATCTCGGACGTGCATGCCGGCTACCGCGGCGTGCCTGTCGTCGCCATGCCCGACGCCATCATCGTCAACGGCGTCGGCCAGGTCGACTGCACCACGACACAGCAGGGTGTGCCGTGTGTCCAGAAGACGCCGTACGAGCTTGCGCTGcccgccggctcgcgcgTGCGCCTCCGCATCATCAACCCCGGCGGACACGCAATGGTGCGTGTGTCGATCGACAGCCATGTCCTGCAGGTCATCGAGGCCGACTCGACGCCGATCAAGCCGTTCGCCACGCACGAGGTGCCGGTCAACAACGGGCAGCGGTACAGCGTCATCGCCACGCTCGACCAGGGCCAGGACACGGCCGCCATCATCCGCGTCAACGCAGCCACGTACTGCCAGAACCCCTCGGTCGCGTTCGCAGGCTTCGGCGTGCTGCGCTACACTGATGCCGCAGGCAAGGCGTCCACCGCTGTCCCGGTGCACCGCCCGTGGCCTGACCTCGCGGAACCACACACGACCCCCTGCaccgactttgacgacgcgctcctcgtcccctCGCTGCCCGAGGACGCACCGGCCGAGACGGTCACTGCtgcccagctcgactcgcactcgggcgtcttcctcgaccCGCAGACGGGCGCGCCGTACCTCTCCCTCGCGTTCAACAACACGCCGTACCT CAACTACATCAactcgcccttcttctccgagctcgccgccggccgggcgCTCAACGCGTCCAACATCCCCTCGGTGACCTTTAACAACGACGGCACGGCCGACCTCATC atcaacctcctcgacccacAGCCCCTCGCGCACCCCTTCCACCTGCATGGCCGTCCGTTCTACCTCATCGCgcgcggcaacggcagccTCACAACAGCGGACATCCCGGCCCTCACCAACATTAACCTCCACAACCCTATCCGCCGCGACACGCTCACCATCACGCCGGGCACGTGGGCGCTCCTCCGcatcaagctcgacgaccctGGCGTCTGGGCACTGCACTGCCACATTGGTTGGCACCTCGCTGTCGGCAAGATGGCCGCCGTCACCATCCGCCAGCACGAGTTTAGCAAGCAGGTCCCGCCCGCCGAGTGGAACGCGCTgtgcgccggcaccgacatCAACGAGATTGGCccccgcgcgtcgccgttCAACGAGCGTGTGCCGCCCCaggcgcgtcgctcgctcgcgactATCGACACGCGTGACGCAGTCGCCGAGTGGCGCCTGCGTTCCGAACGCATCAAACGCTGGttcgagcacgtcgccccgccccagGACCGGCTGGCCGAGCGCCAAGCTCAGTGGAAGCGTTGGGTTGAGAACGCCGTGGCGGaggcgcgcgctggcgctgctgtgGCTTAG